In Burkholderia sp. HI2500, the following are encoded in one genomic region:
- a CDS encoding ATP synthase subunit I, with translation MAGQAPDDRHDDQRTQRTASAAGERREFDDDWDAEQQDNNIVPLTRADAEKLFGPNVSKPSRVTPYKVVFAQVVLSLVATLAWWLFSKSPGAAAQSAFLGGAIGWVPSAVFVARLKAGGSATVMSWVMGEALKLALTIGMFTAVAFGWSGVHWVPFLVTYLVVLKTYWIALAWR, from the coding sequence ATGGCGGGTCAGGCGCCGGACGACAGGCACGATGATCAGCGCACGCAACGCACCGCTTCAGCGGCCGGCGAGCGGCGCGAATTCGACGATGACTGGGACGCCGAGCAACAAGATAACAACATCGTTCCGCTCACGCGGGCAGACGCCGAAAAGCTGTTCGGCCCGAACGTGAGCAAGCCCTCGCGCGTGACCCCCTATAAGGTGGTATTCGCGCAAGTGGTTCTGTCCCTGGTTGCAACGCTGGCGTGGTGGCTGTTTTCAAAGTCGCCGGGCGCCGCTGCGCAATCCGCGTTTCTGGGCGGAGCGATCGGCTGGGTGCCCAGTGCGGTATTCGTGGCACGACTGAAGGCAGGTGGCTCGGCCACCGTGATGAGCTGGGTGATGGGCGAAGCCCTGAAGCTCGCTCTGACGATCGGGATGTTCACTGCAGTGGCGTTCGGCTGGTCCGGCGTGCACTGGGTGCCGTTCCTCGTCACGTACCTCGTCGTGCTGAAGACGTACTGGATCGCGCTGGCCTGGCGGTAA
- the atpB gene encoding F0F1 ATP synthase subunit A translates to MAASEGTRGPDPSEYIAHHLQNFSTSHQTSIFDIHVWNLDTLFWSIVCGIVTILLLRLAARKATSGVPGRFQCAIEMLVEMVEDQSKAIVHGNRTFIAPLALTVFVWVALMNSLDFLPVDLPGRVIGLLGLSDVISHHRIVPTADLNGTLGIALGVFVLMIYYSIKIKGAGGFVHELLSAPFGAHPLLWIPNLALNIVEYLAKTVSLGMRLFGNMYAGELLFLLIALLGSMWSFGGDATFLGFVGHVIAGSVWAIFHILIVLLQAFIFMMLTLVYLGQAHDKH, encoded by the coding sequence ATGGCAGCTAGCGAAGGCACGCGCGGTCCGGATCCGTCCGAGTACATTGCGCACCACTTGCAGAATTTCTCCACCTCGCATCAGACGTCGATTTTCGACATCCACGTCTGGAATCTCGACACGCTGTTCTGGTCGATCGTTTGCGGCATCGTGACGATCCTCCTGCTGCGTCTGGCCGCCCGCAAGGCGACGTCGGGCGTGCCGGGCCGTTTCCAGTGCGCGATCGAGATGCTCGTCGAGATGGTCGAAGACCAATCGAAGGCCATCGTTCACGGCAATCGTACCTTCATCGCTCCGCTCGCGCTCACGGTGTTCGTGTGGGTCGCGCTGATGAACTCCCTCGACTTCCTCCCGGTCGACCTGCCGGGCCGCGTGATCGGCCTGCTCGGTCTGTCGGACGTGATTTCCCACCATCGCATCGTCCCGACGGCCGACCTGAACGGCACGCTCGGCATCGCGCTCGGCGTGTTCGTCCTGATGATCTACTACAGCATCAAGATCAAGGGCGCGGGCGGCTTTGTGCATGAGCTGCTGTCGGCACCGTTTGGCGCCCACCCGCTGCTGTGGATCCCGAACCTCGCGCTCAACATCGTCGAATATCTCGCGAAGACCGTCTCTCTCGGTATGCGGCTGTTCGGCAACATGTACGCGGGTGAGCTGTTGTTCCTGTTGATCGCCCTGCTCGGCAGCATGTGGAGCTTCGGTGGCGACGCAACGTTCCTCGGCTTCGTTGGCCATGTGATCGCGGGTAGCGTCTGGGCAATCTTCCACATCCTGATTGTTCTGTTGCAGGCATTCATTTTCATGATGCTGACGCTGGTGTATCTCGGCCAGGCGCACGACAAGCACTAA
- a CDS encoding F0F1 ATP synthase subunit B translates to MNLNATLFAQMVVFLVLAWFTMKFVWPPLINALDERSKKIADGLAAAEKGKAELDAAHKRVDQELAQARNDGQQRIADAEKRAQAVAEEIKANAQAEAARIIAQAKAEAEQQIVKAREALRGEVATLAVKGAEQILKREVDQTAHAQLLNQLKAEL, encoded by the coding sequence GTGAATCTCAACGCAACTCTGTTTGCGCAAATGGTCGTGTTCCTGGTCCTCGCGTGGTTCACGATGAAATTCGTGTGGCCGCCGTTGATCAACGCCCTCGACGAACGTTCGAAGAAGATCGCCGACGGCCTCGCCGCCGCCGAGAAGGGCAAGGCAGAACTCGACGCAGCGCACAAGCGCGTGGACCAGGAACTCGCGCAGGCCCGCAATGACGGCCAGCAACGCATCGCCGACGCTGAAAAGCGTGCCCAGGCGGTCGCCGAGGAAATCAAGGCCAACGCCCAGGCTGAAGCCGCCCGCATCATCGCCCAGGCGAAGGCGGAAGCAGAACAGCAAATCGTGAAGGCGCGCGAAGCGCTGCGTGGTGAAGTCGCTACGCTGGCCGTGAAGGGCGCCGAGCAGATCCTGAAGCGCGAAGTCGATCAAACGGCCCACGCCCAACTGCTGAATCAACTGAAAGCCGAGCTCTGA
- the hemE gene encoding uroporphyrinogen decarboxylase has protein sequence MAHTLLNDTFLRALLREPTDYTPIWLMRQAGRYLPEYNATRARAGSFLGLAKHPDYATEVTLQPLERFPLDAAILFSDILTIPDAMGLGLDFQVGEGPKFAHPVRTEADVAKLAVPDIEETLGYVTGAVREIRRALTDGQGRQRVPLIGFSGSPWTLACYMVEGGGSDDFRTVKSMAYSRPDLMHRILDVNAQAVAAYLNAQIEAGAQAVMIFDTWGGALADGAYQRFSLDYIRRVVSQLKREHDGERVPVITFTKGGGLWLEEIAATGVDAVGLDWTVNLGQARERVAGKVALQGNLDPTILFAPPAAVREQARAVLDSYGNHPGHVFNLGHGISQFTSPDHVAELVDEVHRHSRAIRSGAAG, from the coding sequence GTGGCCCATACCCTGCTCAACGACACCTTCCTGCGTGCGCTTCTGCGCGAGCCGACCGACTACACGCCGATCTGGCTGATGCGCCAGGCCGGCCGCTACCTGCCCGAATACAACGCGACGCGCGCCCGCGCCGGCAGCTTCCTCGGTCTCGCGAAGCATCCCGACTACGCGACCGAAGTGACGCTGCAGCCGCTCGAGCGCTTTCCGCTCGACGCCGCGATCCTGTTCTCGGACATCCTGACGATTCCGGACGCGATGGGGCTCGGCCTCGACTTCCAGGTGGGCGAAGGGCCGAAGTTCGCGCATCCGGTGCGTACCGAGGCCGACGTCGCGAAGCTCGCGGTGCCGGACATCGAGGAAACGCTCGGCTACGTGACGGGCGCCGTGCGCGAGATCCGTCGCGCGCTCACCGACGGCCAGGGCCGCCAGCGTGTGCCGCTGATCGGCTTTTCGGGCAGCCCGTGGACGCTCGCGTGCTACATGGTCGAAGGCGGCGGGTCGGACGACTTCCGCACGGTAAAGTCGATGGCGTATTCGCGCCCCGACCTGATGCACCGGATCCTCGACGTGAACGCGCAGGCGGTGGCCGCGTACCTGAACGCGCAGATCGAAGCGGGCGCGCAGGCCGTGATGATCTTCGATACGTGGGGCGGTGCGCTGGCGGACGGCGCGTACCAGCGCTTCTCGCTGGACTACATCCGCCGCGTGGTCTCGCAGCTCAAGCGCGAGCACGACGGCGAGCGCGTGCCGGTGATCACGTTCACGAAGGGCGGCGGGCTGTGGCTCGAGGAGATCGCGGCGACCGGCGTCGACGCGGTGGGGCTCGACTGGACGGTCAACCTCGGCCAGGCGCGCGAGCGCGTTGCGGGCAAGGTCGCGCTGCAGGGCAACCTCGACCCGACGATCCTGTTTGCGCCGCCGGCCGCGGTGCGCGAGCAGGCGCGTGCGGTGCTCGACAGCTATGGCAACCATCCGGGCCACGTATTCAACCTCGGGCACGGCATTTCGCAATTCACGTCGCCCGATCACGTCGCCGAACTCGTCGACGAAGTGCATCGCCACAGCCGCGCGATCCGTAGCGGAGCCGCCGGCTGA
- the atpE gene encoding F0F1 ATP synthase subunit C encodes MQAYIANIQGLTAIGIGIIIGLGAIGACIGIALMGGKYIEACARQPELINPLQTKMFLLAGLIDAAFLIGVGVAMLFAFANPLLSKLAG; translated from the coding sequence ATGCAAGCTTACATCGCCAACATCCAGGGTCTGACCGCCATCGGTATCGGCATCATCATCGGCCTGGGTGCAATCGGCGCCTGTATCGGTATCGCGCTGATGGGTGGTAAGTACATCGAAGCCTGCGCACGTCAGCCGGAACTCATCAACCCGCTGCAAACGAAGATGTTCCTGCTGGCTGGTCTGATCGACGCGGCATTCCTGATCGGCGTGGGTGTTGCAATGCTGTTCGCGTTCGCGAACCCGCTCCTGTCGAAGCTCGCAGGCTAA
- the atpD gene encoding F0F1 ATP synthase subunit beta: MSTAALVEGKIVQCIGAVIDVEFPRDSMPKIYDALILDGSELTLEVQQQLGDGVVRTICLGASDGLRRGLTVKNTAKPISVPVGKPTLGRIMDVLGRPIDEAGPIESDVTRSIHQKAPAFDELSPSTELLETGIKVIDLICPFAKGGKVGLFGGAGVGKTVNMMELINNIAKEHGGYSVFAGVGERTREGNDFYHEMKDSNVLDKVALVYGQMNEPPGNRLRVALTGLTMAEHFRDEGLDVLFFVDNIYRFTLAGTEVSALLGRMPSAVGYQPTLAEEMGKLQERITSTKKGSITSVQAVYVPADDLTDPSPATTFGHLDATVVLSRDIASLGIYPAVDPLDSTSRQIDPNVIGEEHYSITRRVQQTLQRYKELRDIIAILGMDELSPEDKLSVARARKIQRFLSQPFHVAEVFTGSPGKYVPLKETIRGFKMIVDGECDHLPEQAFYMVGTIDEAFEKAKKIS, from the coding sequence ATGAGTACTGCTGCTTTGGTAGAAGGCAAGATCGTACAGTGCATCGGCGCCGTTATCGACGTGGAATTCCCGCGCGACAGCATGCCGAAGATCTACGACGCGCTCATTCTCGATGGCTCGGAACTGACGCTCGAAGTCCAGCAGCAGCTGGGCGACGGCGTTGTCCGTACCATCTGTCTGGGTGCATCCGACGGCCTGCGCCGCGGCCTGACCGTGAAGAACACGGCAAAGCCGATCTCGGTGCCGGTTGGCAAGCCGACCCTCGGCCGAATCATGGACGTGCTTGGCCGTCCGATCGACGAAGCCGGCCCGATCGAAAGCGACGTGACGCGTTCGATCCACCAGAAGGCTCCGGCGTTCGACGAACTGTCGCCGTCGACCGAACTGCTCGAAACGGGTATCAAGGTCATCGACCTGATCTGCCCGTTCGCAAAGGGCGGCAAGGTTGGCCTGTTCGGCGGTGCTGGCGTGGGCAAGACCGTCAACATGATGGAGCTCATCAACAACATCGCGAAGGAGCACGGCGGTTACTCCGTGTTCGCGGGCGTGGGCGAGCGTACCCGTGAAGGGAACGACTTCTACCACGAAATGAAGGACTCGAACGTTCTCGACAAGGTCGCGCTGGTGTACGGCCAGATGAACGAGCCGCCGGGCAACCGTCTGCGCGTCGCGCTGACCGGCCTGACGATGGCCGAGCACTTCCGTGACGAAGGCCTCGACGTGCTGTTCTTCGTCGACAACATCTACCGTTTCACGCTGGCCGGTACCGAAGTGTCGGCACTGCTCGGCCGTATGCCGTCGGCAGTGGGCTATCAGCCGACGCTGGCTGAAGAAATGGGCAAGCTGCAAGAGCGCATCACGTCGACCAAGAAGGGCTCGATTACGTCGGTCCAGGCCGTGTACGTCCCTGCGGATGACTTGACCGACCCGTCGCCGGCTACGACCTTCGGCCACCTGGACGCAACCGTCGTTCTGTCGCGTGACATCGCTTCGCTGGGTATCTACCCGGCGGTCGACCCGCTCGACTCGACGTCGCGCCAGATCGACCCGAACGTGATCGGTGAAGAGCACTACTCGATCACCCGTCGCGTTCAGCAGACGCTGCAGCGCTACAAGGAACTGCGCGACATCATCGCGATTCTGGGCATGGACGAACTGTCGCCGGAAGACAAGCTGTCGGTCGCGCGCGCGCGTAAGATCCAGCGTTTCCTGTCGCAGCCGTTCCACGTTGCTGAAGTGTTCACGGGCTCGCCGGGCAAGTACGTGCCGCTGAAGGAAACGATCCGCGGCTTCAAGATGATCGTCGACGGCGAGTGCGACCACCTGCCGGAACAGGCGTTCTACATGGTCGGCACGATCGACGAAGCCTTCGAAAAGGCCAAGAAGATCTCGTAA
- a CDS encoding F0F1 ATP synthase subunit delta: MAELATIARPYAEALFRVAEGGDIAAWSTLVQELAQVARLPEVLSVASSPKVTRTQVAELLLAAVKSPLGAGAEAKNFVQMLVDNHRIALLPEIAEQFEALKNEREGAADAEIVSAFPLNGADLESLVSGLERKFKRKLKPTVAVDSSLIGGVRVTVGDEVLDTSVRARLASMQAALTA, from the coding sequence ATGGCCGAACTTGCAACCATCGCCCGCCCTTACGCAGAAGCGCTGTTCCGCGTGGCCGAGGGCGGTGACATCGCCGCCTGGTCCACGCTCGTGCAAGAGCTGGCCCAGGTTGCGCGTCTGCCGGAAGTCCTGTCGGTCGCGTCGAGCCCGAAGGTGACGCGCACGCAAGTAGCCGAGTTGCTGCTTGCTGCGGTGAAGTCACCGCTCGGAGCTGGCGCCGAAGCGAAGAACTTCGTGCAGATGCTGGTCGACAATCATCGCATCGCGCTGCTGCCGGAAATCGCCGAGCAGTTCGAGGCGCTCAAGAACGAACGTGAAGGTGCAGCCGACGCCGAGATCGTGAGCGCGTTCCCGCTGAACGGCGCGGATCTCGAGAGTCTCGTCTCGGGCCTCGAACGCAAGTTCAAGCGCAAGCTGAAACCGACGGTCGCAGTCGATTCGTCGCTGATTGGCGGCGTGCGCGTGACGGTCGGCGACGAAGTGCTCGACACCTCGGTTCGCGCGCGCCTCGCATCGATGCAGGCTGCGTTGACCGCCTGA
- the atpA gene encoding F0F1 ATP synthase subunit alpha → MQLNPSEISELIKSRIQGLEASADVRNQGTVISVTDGIVRIHGLSDVMQGEMLEFPGNTFGLALNLERDSVGAVILGEYEHISEGDIVKTTGRILEVPVGPELVGRVVDALGNPIDGKGPVNAKLTDAIEKIAPGVIWRKSVSQPVQTGIKSIDAMVPIGRGQRELIIGDRQCGKTAVALDAIINQKGKDLICIYVAIGQKASSIMNVVRKLEETGAMEYTIVVAASASDSAAMQYLAPYAGCTMGEYFRDRGQDALIIYDDLTKQAWAYRQISLLLRRPPGREAYPGDVFYLHSRLLERAARVSEEYVEKFTNGEVKGKSGSLTALPVIETQAGDVTAFVPTNVISITDGQIFLETDLFNAGIRPAINAGVSVSRVGGAAQTKVVKKLSGGIRTDLAQYRELAAFAQFASDLDEATRKQLERGRRVTELLKQPQYQPLQVWELAVSLYAANNGYLDDLDVKQVLSFEKGLRENLKTSHADLIKRIEDTKDLSKDDEGALRSAIESFKKSGAY, encoded by the coding sequence ATGCAACTCAATCCCTCTGAGATCAGCGAGCTGATCAAGAGCCGGATCCAGGGCCTTGAAGCGAGCGCAGACGTTCGCAACCAGGGCACCGTGATCTCCGTGACCGACGGTATCGTGCGTATCCACGGCCTGTCGGACGTGATGCAGGGCGAAATGCTCGAGTTTCCGGGCAACACGTTCGGCCTCGCGCTGAACCTCGAGCGCGACTCGGTCGGCGCGGTGATTCTCGGCGAATACGAACACATCTCGGAAGGCGACATCGTCAAGACGACGGGCCGCATTCTCGAAGTCCCGGTTGGTCCGGAACTCGTCGGCCGCGTGGTCGACGCGCTCGGCAACCCGATCGACGGCAAGGGCCCGGTCAACGCCAAGCTGACCGACGCGATCGAAAAGATCGCCCCGGGCGTGATCTGGCGTAAGTCGGTGTCGCAGCCGGTGCAGACGGGCATCAAGTCGATCGACGCAATGGTGCCGATCGGCCGTGGCCAGCGTGAGCTGATCATCGGCGACCGTCAGTGCGGCAAGACCGCGGTGGCGCTCGACGCGATCATCAACCAGAAGGGCAAGGACCTGATCTGTATCTACGTCGCGATCGGCCAGAAGGCTTCGTCGATCATGAACGTGGTTCGCAAGCTCGAAGAAACGGGCGCGATGGAATACACGATCGTCGTCGCCGCTTCGGCTTCGGATTCGGCAGCGATGCAGTACCTCGCACCGTACGCCGGCTGCACGATGGGCGAATACTTCCGCGACCGCGGCCAAGATGCGCTGATCATCTATGACGACTTGACCAAGCAGGCTTGGGCATACCGTCAGATCTCGCTGCTGCTGCGCCGCCCGCCGGGCCGTGAAGCGTACCCGGGCGACGTGTTCTATCTCCACTCGCGTCTGCTCGAGCGTGCTGCTCGCGTGTCGGAAGAGTACGTCGAGAAGTTCACGAACGGCGAAGTGAAGGGCAAGAGCGGCTCGCTGACGGCACTGCCGGTCATCGAAACGCAGGCTGGCGACGTGACCGCGTTCGTTCCGACGAACGTGATCTCGATTACCGACGGCCAGATCTTCCTGGAAACCGACCTGTTCAACGCAGGCATCCGCCCGGCAATCAACGCCGGCGTGTCGGTGTCGCGAGTTGGTGGCGCCGCTCAGACGAAGGTCGTGAAGAAGCTGTCGGGCGGTATCCGTACCGACCTCGCGCAGTATCGTGAACTGGCGGCATTCGCGCAGTTCGCATCGGACCTCGACGAAGCGACCCGCAAGCAGCTCGAGCGCGGCCGCCGCGTGACGGAACTGCTGAAGCAGCCGCAGTACCAGCCGCTGCAGGTGTGGGAACTGGCCGTGTCGCTGTACGCCGCAAACAACGGCTACCTCGACGACCTCGACGTCAAGCAAGTGCTGTCGTTCGAGAAGGGCCTGCGCGAAAACCTGAAGACCAGCCACGCTGACCTCATCAAGCGCATCGAAGACACCAAGGATCTCTCGAAGGACGACGAAGGCGCACTGCGCTCGGCGATCGAATCCTTCAAGAAGTCCGGTGCCTATTGA
- a CDS encoding AMP-binding protein, with protein MAADLGVGALIAPENGLSYVRGTTDVPLSEATIGRFLLDTAGRFPDRPAVVFREQQVRWTWREFANEVDVLAAGLAALGIVKGDRVGIWSPNRSEWLLTQFATARIGAVLVNINPAYRLLELEYALNKVGCKAVIAAERFKTSAYVEMLQTIAPELATATPGDLHAARVPSLRTVVSMGDVAPAGMFRFADLMARGRQAVDPALLDAIGATLSAGEPINIQFTSGTTGSPKGATLTHRNVVNNGRSIATAMRFTEQDTLCIPVPLYHCFGMVLAVLACVSKGATMVFPGEAFDPVATLAAVADERCTALHGVPTMFIAELDHPEFAKFDLSTLRTGIMAGSPCPIETMKRVVSQMHLSEITIAYGMTETSPVSFQSSTDDPLEKRTTTVGRIQPHLEVKIVDPSGAIVPVGVTGELCTKGYSVMLGYWDDDAKTREVLVDGWMHTGDLATLDADGYCNIVGRLKDMVIRGGENVYPREIEEFLFRHPKIQSAQVFGVPDAKYGEELCAWIVLRADEQMTEDDVRAFCNGQIAHYKIPRYIRFVDELPMTVTGKVQKFVMRDRMIEELKLDVQKTA; from the coding sequence ATGGCAGCAGACCTTGGCGTGGGCGCGCTGATCGCGCCCGAAAACGGCTTGTCGTACGTGCGCGGCACGACCGATGTGCCGCTCTCCGAAGCGACGATCGGCCGGTTCCTGCTCGACACGGCCGGGCGCTTTCCCGATCGTCCGGCCGTCGTGTTCCGCGAGCAGCAGGTGCGCTGGACCTGGCGCGAGTTCGCGAACGAGGTCGACGTGCTGGCCGCGGGCCTGGCCGCGCTCGGCATCGTGAAGGGCGATCGCGTCGGCATCTGGTCGCCGAACCGCAGCGAATGGCTGCTCACGCAGTTCGCGACCGCGCGGATCGGCGCGGTGCTCGTCAACATCAATCCGGCCTACCGGCTGTTGGAGCTCGAATACGCGCTGAACAAGGTCGGCTGCAAGGCCGTGATCGCCGCCGAGCGCTTCAAGACGTCCGCGTACGTCGAGATGCTGCAGACCATCGCGCCGGAGCTCGCGACCGCGACGCCGGGCGATCTCCATGCAGCGCGCGTGCCGAGCCTGCGCACGGTCGTGTCGATGGGCGACGTCGCGCCGGCCGGCATGTTCCGCTTCGCGGACCTGATGGCGCGCGGCCGCCAGGCCGTCGATCCCGCATTGCTCGATGCGATCGGCGCGACGCTCTCGGCCGGCGAGCCGATCAACATCCAGTTCACCAGCGGCACGACCGGCAGCCCGAAGGGCGCGACGCTCACCCACCGCAACGTCGTCAACAACGGGCGCTCGATCGCGACAGCGATGCGTTTCACCGAGCAGGACACGCTGTGCATCCCGGTGCCGCTGTATCACTGCTTCGGGATGGTGCTCGCGGTGCTCGCATGCGTGTCGAAGGGCGCGACGATGGTGTTCCCCGGCGAAGCGTTCGACCCGGTCGCGACGCTCGCGGCGGTGGCCGACGAGCGTTGCACCGCGCTGCACGGCGTGCCGACGATGTTCATCGCCGAGCTCGATCACCCCGAGTTCGCGAAATTCGACCTGTCGACGCTGCGCACCGGGATCATGGCCGGCTCGCCGTGCCCGATCGAGACGATGAAGCGCGTCGTGTCGCAGATGCACCTGTCGGAGATCACGATCGCGTACGGGATGACGGAAACGAGCCCCGTGTCGTTCCAGAGCTCGACCGACGATCCGCTTGAGAAGCGCACGACGACGGTCGGACGCATCCAGCCGCATCTGGAAGTGAAGATCGTCGATCCGAGCGGCGCCATCGTGCCGGTCGGCGTGACGGGCGAGCTGTGCACGAAGGGCTATTCGGTGATGCTCGGCTACTGGGACGACGACGCCAAGACGCGCGAGGTGCTGGTGGACGGCTGGATGCATACGGGCGACCTCGCGACGCTCGATGCGGACGGCTACTGCAACATCGTCGGCCGGCTGAAGGACATGGTGATTCGCGGCGGCGAGAACGTCTATCCGCGCGAGATCGAGGAATTCCTGTTTCGGCATCCGAAGATTCAGAGCGCGCAGGTATTCGGCGTGCCCGATGCGAAGTACGGCGAGGAGCTGTGCGCGTGGATCGTGCTGCGCGCGGACGAGCAGATGACGGAGGACGACGTGCGTGCGTTCTGCAACGGGCAGATCGCGCACTACAAGATCCCGCGCTACATTCGCTTCGTCGACGAGCTGCCGATGACGGTCACGGGCAAGGTGCAGAAGTTCGTGATGCGCGACCGGATGATCGAGGAGCTGAAGCTCGACGTGCAGAAGACCGCCTAG
- a CDS encoding transporter substrate-binding domain-containing protein: MKTLATLAATALLCCAAAHAQTGALAAAAAPGAGSRLDDVLARGTLRVCTTGDYRPYSYYRADGRFEGIDIDMAESLAKSLGVKTDYVKTSWPNLTGDFVAKCDIAVGGVSTTLERQKRVFFTQPYVVDGKTPIVRCADVDKYQTVAQIDRPETRVIVNPGGTNERFAKQYFTHANLTVYPDNVTIFKQILAGKADVMVTDASETLLQQKLNPGLCSVHPDKPFQFGEKAYMVPRGDVAFQQYVDQWLHLALSTGEYQAISDKWLK, from the coding sequence ATGAAGACACTCGCCACGCTCGCCGCCACCGCGCTGCTTTGCTGCGCCGCCGCGCACGCGCAGACCGGCGCGCTCGCCGCTGCCGCCGCACCGGGCGCCGGCTCGCGGCTCGACGACGTGCTCGCGCGCGGCACGCTGCGCGTGTGCACGACGGGCGACTACAGGCCGTATTCGTACTACCGCGCGGACGGCCGCTTCGAGGGCATCGACATCGACATGGCCGAATCGCTCGCGAAGTCGCTCGGCGTGAAGACCGACTACGTGAAGACGAGCTGGCCGAACCTGACCGGCGACTTCGTCGCGAAATGCGACATCGCGGTGGGTGGCGTGTCGACGACGCTCGAGCGCCAGAAGCGCGTGTTCTTCACGCAGCCGTACGTGGTCGACGGCAAGACGCCGATCGTGCGCTGCGCGGACGTCGACAAATACCAGACCGTCGCGCAGATCGACCGGCCGGAAACGCGCGTGATCGTGAACCCGGGCGGCACCAACGAGCGTTTCGCGAAGCAGTATTTCACGCACGCGAACCTCACCGTCTATCCGGACAACGTAACGATCTTCAAGCAGATCCTCGCCGGCAAGGCGGACGTGATGGTGACGGATGCATCCGAGACGCTGCTGCAGCAAAAGCTGAATCCGGGCCTGTGCTCGGTGCATCCGGACAAGCCGTTCCAGTTCGGCGAGAAGGCGTACATGGTGCCGCGCGGCGACGTCGCGTTCCAGCAGTACGTCGATCAGTGGCTGCATCTCGCGCTGTCGACCGGCGAATACCAGGCGATTTCGGATAAATGGCTGAAGTAA
- a CDS encoding F0F1 ATP synthase subunit epsilon: MATIKVDVVSAEEQIFSGEAKFVALPGETGELGILPGHTPLITRIRPGAVRIEVEGGNDEFVFVAGGILEVQPGAVTVLADTAIRGKDLDAAKAEEARKRAEETLQNAKSDLDLAKAQSELATAMAQLEAIQRLAKIRSRH; the protein is encoded by the coding sequence ATGGCAACCATCAAAGTAGACGTCGTCAGCGCGGAAGAGCAGATCTTCTCGGGCGAGGCGAAATTCGTCGCGCTGCCGGGCGAAACGGGTGAGCTGGGCATTCTGCCGGGCCACACGCCGCTGATCACGCGGATTCGTCCGGGTGCGGTGCGCATCGAAGTCGAGGGCGGCAACGACGAATTCGTGTTCGTCGCGGGCGGCATTCTCGAAGTGCAGCCGGGCGCCGTGACGGTGCTCGCCGATACCGCGATCCGCGGCAAGGACCTCGACGCGGCGAAAGCCGAGGAAGCACGCAAGCGTGCCGAGGAAACGCTGCAGAACGCGAAGTCGGATCTCGACCTCGCGAAGGCGCAATCCGAGCTCGCGACCGCGATGGCGCAGCTCGAGGCGATCCAGCGTCTGGCGAAGATTCGCAGCCGGCACTGA
- the atpG gene encoding F0F1 ATP synthase subunit gamma: MAGMKEIRGKIKSVQNTRKITKAMEMVAASKMRRAQERMRAARPYADKVRAIAAHMSRANPEYRHPFMVANEGAQTAGIILVTTDKGLCGGLNTNVLRATVQKFKELEEKGQKVEATAIGSKGLGFLNRFGAKVMSQVVHLGDTPHLDKLIGAVKTQLDLYSEGKLSAVYIAYTRFVNTMKQEAVIEQLLPLSSEHFEADDGTPATSWDYIYEPDAQAVVDELLVRYVEALVYQAVAENMASEQSARMVAMKAASDNAKTVISELQLVYNKSRQAAITKELSEIVGGAAAV, encoded by the coding sequence ATGGCTGGAATGAAGGAAATTCGCGGCAAGATCAAGAGCGTGCAGAACACGCGCAAGATCACGAAGGCGATGGAAATGGTGGCCGCATCGAAGATGCGCCGCGCGCAGGAACGCATGCGCGCCGCTCGTCCGTATGCGGACAAGGTCCGTGCCATCGCCGCGCACATGAGCCGCGCGAACCCGGAGTACCGCCACCCGTTCATGGTGGCGAACGAAGGCGCGCAGACGGCCGGCATCATCCTTGTCACGACGGACAAGGGTCTGTGCGGCGGTCTGAACACCAACGTGCTGCGTGCGACGGTGCAGAAGTTCAAGGAGCTGGAAGAGAAGGGCCAGAAGGTCGAAGCCACCGCGATCGGTAGCAAGGGCCTCGGGTTCCTGAACCGCTTCGGCGCGAAGGTGATGTCGCAGGTCGTGCACCTCGGCGACACCCCGCATCTGGACAAGCTGATCGGCGCCGTGAAGACGCAGCTCGACCTGTACTCGGAAGGCAAGCTGTCGGCGGTTTATATCGCTTACACGCGCTTCGTCAACACGATGAAGCAGGAAGCCGTGATCGAGCAGCTGCTGCCGCTGTCGTCGGAACACTTCGAAGCCGATGATGGTACGCCGGCCACGTCGTGGGACTACATCTACGAGCCGGACGCGCAGGCAGTCGTCGACGAACTGCTCGTGCGTTACGTCGAGGCGCTGGTGTACCAGGCCGTCGCGGAAAACATGGCGTCCGAGCAATCGGCGCGCATGGTCGCGATGAAGGCCGCGTCCGACAACGCGAAGACGGTGATCAGCGAACTGCAGCTCGTATACAACAAGAGCCGTCAGGCCGCGATCACGAAAGAACTGTCGGAGATCGTCGGCGGCGCAGCCGCTGTTTAA